From a single Planctomycetia bacterium genomic region:
- a CDS encoding PEP-CTERM sorting domain-containing protein, with amino-acid sequence MDSDVVFQSTQQTTIDARSTLHVNGAASYLGGTFTGPGTLQHNGTALLSSSNPLSATRFLQNGLLTAINPANTATIDSAVIDFLPGSVTRLFTNLHLQGRAIIRPDATFEGNGTLVIDLTASLTAGGILGVDLENQGTVRPGYSPGVLSVAGDYLQGPSAALQIELAGTNRGDWDQLSASGSVSLDGTLNVFLFGGFTPLLGDSFTIVSASGGLSGKFGNLALPALPVGQFWSIDYSRTAVVLSTTNGLLGDTNGDQKVDIQDLNNVRNNFGGTGLGDTDDNGTVDISDLNNVRNNFGIGNANPVPEPNTYALATIGLIGLAGVIWQRKRR; translated from the coding sequence TTGGATAGCGACGTCGTGTTTCAAAGCACGCAACAAACAACCATTGATGCCCGCTCCACGTTGCATGTAAACGGCGCGGCAAGTTACTTGGGCGGAACTTTCACCGGCCCTGGCACTCTGCAACACAACGGCACGGCGCTGTTGAGTTCAAGCAATCCCTTGTCCGCGACGCGCTTTCTCCAAAATGGACTGCTGACTGCCATCAATCCGGCAAACACTGCGACGATCGATTCCGCGGTGATCGATTTTCTACCTGGCAGCGTGACGCGGCTGTTTACGAACCTGCACCTGCAAGGCCGGGCGATTATCAGGCCGGACGCAACCTTTGAGGGAAATGGCACGTTGGTCATCGATCTAACGGCCAGCCTTACGGCCGGTGGAATTCTGGGAGTCGACCTGGAGAACCAAGGCACCGTGCGGCCAGGTTATTCCCCGGGTGTTCTAAGTGTGGCTGGCGATTACCTTCAAGGACCGTCGGCCGCGCTGCAAATCGAACTTGCGGGAACCAATCGAGGCGATTGGGATCAGTTGTCGGCCAGCGGGAGTGTGTCGCTCGACGGCACTTTGAATGTTTTTCTGTTCGGCGGATTCACGCCGCTCCTCGGTGATTCGTTCACCATCGTCAGCGCCTCGGGCGGACTTTCCGGAAAGTTTGGCAATCTAGCTTTACCGGCTCTTCCCGTCGGCCAGTTCTGGTCCATTGACTACAGCAGGACAGCCGTTGTGCTCTCCACGACCAACGGCCTGCTTGGCGACACGAATGGTGACCAAAAGGTCGACATCCAAGATCTTAACAATGTCCGCAATAACTTCGGCGGAACTGGCCTTGGAGATACCGACGACAACGGCACCGTCGACATCAGCGACCTCAATAACGTGCGTAACAACTTTGGTATCGGGAACGCCAATCCCGTCCCCGAGCCGAACACTTACGCCCTCGCAACCATCGGATTGATCGGGTTGGCCGGCGTCATCTGGCAACGGAAGCGTCGGTAA
- a CDS encoding NADP-dependent oxidoreductase has protein sequence MPVKNQQIRLVSRPNGEPTLDNFELVDGAVPSPQSGELLLRAVYLSLDPYMRGRMNAGKSYARPVELGEVMEGRAVAQVVASNVPDFQAGEFVLNNAQGWQEYALSSGSGLRKIDRSAGPLSYALGVLGMPGLTAYTGLANIGQPQPGETIVVAAASGAVGSIVGQIGRIKGCRVIGIAGGAAKCRYVQEELGFDACLDHHEPNLAERLQDACPDGIDVYFENVGGQVFEAVLPLLNDFARVPVCGLIAHYNATGLPPCPDHLPQLMHLTLTKRLTLRGFIVWDFASQWPQFVTDMSQWLREGRVKYKEDITAGLENAPRELIGLLRGENFGKKIIRVSEPDE, from the coding sequence ATGCCTGTCAAAAATCAGCAGATCCGTCTTGTTTCCCGGCCCAACGGTGAACCAACGCTGGATAACTTTGAACTGGTCGACGGTGCCGTTCCTTCCCCGCAATCGGGTGAATTGTTACTGCGGGCCGTTTATCTCTCCCTGGATCCGTACATGCGCGGTCGCATGAATGCCGGCAAATCCTACGCCCGGCCTGTGGAACTCGGTGAGGTGATGGAAGGCCGCGCCGTCGCGCAGGTCGTAGCGTCGAATGTGCCGGATTTTCAAGCGGGCGAGTTCGTGCTGAACAATGCCCAAGGCTGGCAAGAATATGCTTTGTCGAGCGGCTCGGGACTACGCAAGATCGATCGCTCTGCAGGGCCGCTCTCTTATGCATTGGGCGTTCTTGGCATGCCAGGACTCACGGCATACACCGGCCTAGCGAACATCGGTCAGCCGCAGCCTGGCGAGACCATTGTCGTGGCAGCAGCATCCGGCGCGGTCGGCTCGATCGTGGGGCAGATTGGCCGGATCAAGGGCTGCCGCGTCATCGGCATTGCCGGGGGCGCGGCCAAATGCCGCTATGTTCAAGAGGAATTAGGTTTTGATGCGTGCCTCGATCATCACGAGCCGAATCTGGCCGAACGGCTGCAGGACGCCTGTCCCGACGGGATTGATGTCTACTTCGAGAATGTCGGCGGACAGGTGTTCGAAGCGGTGCTGCCGCTCTTGAATGACTTCGCGCGAGTTCCCGTGTGTGGCCTGATCGCCCACTACAACGCTACCGGCCTGCCACCCTGCCCGGATCATCTCCCGCAGTTGATGCACCTCACGCTGACAAAGCGACTCACATTGCGAGGCTTTATTGTCTGGGACTTCGCTTCGCAGTGGCCGCAGTTTGTCACGGACATGAGCCAATGGTTGCGCGAGGGACGGGTGAAGTACAAAGAAGACATTACCGCTGGGTTGGAGAATGCTCCACGAGAGTTGATCGGATTGCTGCGCGGCGAGAACTTTGGCAAGAAGATTATCCGGGTCAGCGAGCCTGATGAGTGA
- a CDS encoding DUF1080 domain-containing protein produces the protein RFDRKLSDFRLSLEYRLAAKGNSGIGIRSVPFTGPAKTRPSFAGYELQLLDDHGKPPTTKSTMSLYRYVAPTVSAAKPAGEWNEVEIECLGPIIRVRLNGQQVQDIDQSTVEEIKAKPLVGFVSLQCHGSRVEFRNLTLEMFGLRP, from the coding sequence CCGCTTCGATCGCAAGCTATCTGATTTTCGATTGTCGCTCGAATATCGCCTGGCAGCCAAAGGGAATAGTGGCATCGGCATCCGGAGTGTGCCCTTCACCGGTCCAGCGAAGACTCGTCCCTCGTTCGCTGGCTATGAGTTGCAGCTTCTCGATGACCATGGAAAACCGCCGACCACGAAATCGACGATGTCGCTCTATCGCTACGTCGCTCCCACGGTAAGTGCCGCCAAGCCTGCTGGAGAGTGGAATGAGGTCGAGATCGAGTGTCTTGGCCCCATCATTCGCGTCCGGTTAAATGGCCAGCAAGTGCAAGACATCGATCAGTCAACGGTCGAGGAAATCAAAGCAAAGCCGCTTGTTGGATTTGTGTCACTGCAGTGCCATGGTAGCCGCGTCGAGTTCCGCAATTTGACGCTGGAAATGTTCGGTTTACGACCGTAG